In the genome of Halobacterium noricense, one region contains:
- a CDS encoding phosphoribosyltransferase family protein, with amino-acid sequence MDWPAYRDRISSAEYRYNVPALFTDADDFAAFVDDLLDPYDPDDVDQVAGIDALGFVPGAVLARELDAGFVTVRKGGKLPIADEHRISGDLVDYTGEQKTLELDVRMVPEGSRVLLVDDWMETAAQMTTALDLLERAGAEIAGIAVLGAEENETPRELDEQYGVHSVRPWRELGEPERGSDYE; translated from the coding sequence ATGGACTGGCCGGCGTACCGGGACCGAATCAGCAGCGCGGAGTACCGCTACAACGTCCCCGCGCTGTTCACTGACGCCGACGACTTCGCGGCGTTCGTCGACGACCTCCTCGACCCCTACGACCCCGACGACGTCGACCAGGTCGCGGGCATCGACGCGCTCGGGTTCGTGCCGGGCGCGGTGCTCGCGCGGGAACTCGACGCGGGGTTCGTCACGGTCCGCAAGGGCGGGAAACTCCCCATCGCCGACGAACACCGCATCAGCGGGGACCTCGTGGATTATACGGGCGAACAGAAGACGCTCGAACTGGACGTCCGGATGGTCCCGGAGGGGAGCCGCGTGCTGCTCGTCGACGACTGGATGGAGACCGCCGCCCAGATGACGACAGCGCTCGACCTGCTCGAACGCGCGGGTGCGGAAATCGCGGGCATCGCCGTCCTCGGCGCCGAGGAGAACGAGACGCCCCGTGAGCTGGACGAGCAGTACGGCGTCCACTCGGTGCGGCCGTGGCGCGAACTCGGCGAGCCCGAGCGCGGCAGCGACTACGAGTGA
- a CDS encoding halocyanin domain-containing protein, whose translation MTPNDTPTVTRRSVLKTTAAAGAAAATGAAFTGSALAQDADLESWFGNTSNYDGVVDKTGNSEVTVEVGVEANNGSFGFGPAAVRVDPGTTVTWKWVAGSHNVVAEDGSFESELTDESGFTFTRTFQEEGVTRYACTPHKTMGMKGAVVVGDVDVGASSSSGSSEDSGSGSQQVDFGGWFEGVSNFDGVVDKTGQSEVTVEVGVEANNGPYGFGPAAIRVDPGTTVTFEWVNGTHNVVAEDGSYESELTNESGFTFTRTYDSEGISKYYCNPHRTMGMKGAVVVGSASGANNSGGGGGGLSNSDIGVLAFAGALGGGLLSPFALRARNSSSPSNRR comes from the coding sequence ATGACTCCCAACGACACCCCCACGGTCACGAGGCGCAGCGTGCTGAAGACGACGGCTGCGGCGGGCGCGGCGGCAGCCACGGGCGCGGCGTTCACCGGCTCCGCGCTCGCACAGGACGCCGACCTCGAATCGTGGTTCGGGAACACGTCGAACTACGACGGCGTCGTCGACAAGACCGGAAATTCGGAGGTCACCGTCGAGGTCGGCGTCGAAGCCAACAACGGCTCGTTCGGCTTCGGTCCCGCGGCGGTTCGCGTCGACCCCGGGACGACGGTGACGTGGAAGTGGGTTGCCGGCTCGCACAACGTCGTCGCCGAGGACGGCAGTTTCGAGAGCGAGCTCACCGACGAGTCCGGGTTCACGTTCACCCGGACGTTCCAGGAAGAGGGCGTAACGCGGTACGCGTGTACGCCGCACAAGACCATGGGGATGAAGGGTGCCGTCGTCGTCGGCGACGTCGACGTCGGCGCGTCGTCCTCCAGCGGGTCCTCGGAGGACTCCGGGTCGGGCAGCCAGCAGGTCGACTTCGGCGGCTGGTTCGAGGGCGTCAGCAACTTCGACGGCGTCGTCGACAAGACCGGCCAGTCCGAGGTCACCGTCGAAGTCGGCGTCGAAGCCAACAACGGCCCGTACGGCTTCGGTCCCGCAGCCATCCGCGTCGACCCCGGCACGACAGTGACCTTCGAGTGGGTGAACGGCACTCACAACGTCGTCGCCGAGGACGGCAGCTACGAGAGCGAACTCACCAACGAATCCGGGTTCACGTTCACCCGGACGTACGACAGCGAGGGCATCTCGAAGTACTACTGCAACCCCCACCGGACGATGGGGATGAAGGGCGCGGTCGTCGTCGGGAGCGCCAGCGGCGCGAATAACAGCGGTGGCGGCGGTGGCGGGCTCTCGAACTCCGACATCGGCGTGCTCGCGTTCGCGGGCGCGCTCGGCGGCGGCCTGCTGTCGCCGTTCGCGCTGCGCGCGAGGAACTCGTCGTCGCCGTCGAACCGCCGGTAG